AGCTCGGCGATCTTGAACTTGTTGTGCTGGAAGGTGCCGATCGGCTGTCCGAAGGCCTTGCGCTCCTTGGTGTACTCGATCGTCTCCTCGAGGATCTGGCGCGCGTTGGCGATGTTGCCGACGGCATTGCCCAGACGCTCCTGGGGCAGCTTCTGCATCATCGAGATGAAGCCCATCCCCTCGGGCCCGAGGAGACGGTCGCCGGACACGCGGACGTTGTCGAAGAACAGCTCCGAGGTGTCCGACTCGGGCTGGCCGACCTTGTCCAGGGGCTTGCCCTTGGTGAAGCCCTCGTCCTCCTTCTCCAGGACGAACAACGAGATGCCCTTGGCGCCCTTGGTCGGGTCGGTCCGGACCGCCACGACCGCGAGGTCGCACTGGTAGCCGTTGGTGATGAAGGTCTTGGAGCCGTTGATGATCCAGTCCCCGGAACCGTCGTCGGCCCTGACCGCGGTGCTCTTCAGGGCGGCGAGGTCGGACCCGCCGGAGGGCTCCGTCATGCCGATCGAGAGGATCTTCTCCCCGGTCACGACGCCCGGCAGCCAACGCTGCTTCTGCTCCTCGGTGCCCAGCGCGACGATGTACGGGGCGGTGATGTCGGAGTGGATGCCGAAGCAGGAGGAGGTCGCGGCGTTGAACTTCGCCAGCTCCTCCCCGAGGACCGCGTTGAAGCGGTAGTCATCGATGCCGGCGCCGCCGAACTCCTCCGGGATGGTCAGCCCGAAGAACCCCTGCTTGCCGGCCTCGAGCCAGACCTCACGCGGGATCGTGTGCTCGGCGATCATCGACTCGGCGCGGGGCACGAGCGTGCGCTCGACGAACTCCCGGACGGAGGAACGGAAGGACTCGTGGTCCTCCTCGTAGATGTTGCGGGGCATTGCCACACCTCTCTGGCACGTGATGTGCCGACATGCTGCCTCGAGGCCGTGCGGGCTCGAGAAAACGTTGACTAAGCGCTTGCTTAGTCTCGTCGGATGAGGGCATGCTGTCAACCGTGACGGCACCGACACCCAACCTGCCCGCGCACGACAACCCCACGGTCGTACGCCTCTTC
Above is a window of Janibacter cremeus DNA encoding:
- a CDS encoding acyl-CoA dehydrogenase family protein, yielding MPRNIYEEDHESFRSSVREFVERTLVPRAESMIAEHTIPREVWLEAGKQGFFGLTIPEEFGGAGIDDYRFNAVLGEELAKFNAATSSCFGIHSDITAPYIVALGTEEQKQRWLPGVVTGEKILSIGMTEPSGGSDLAALKSTAVRADDGSGDWIINGSKTFITNGYQCDLAVVAVRTDPTKGAKGISLFVLEKEDEGFTKGKPLDKVGQPESDTSELFFDNVRVSGDRLLGPEGMGFISMMQKLPQERLGNAVGNIANARQILEETIEYTKERKAFGQPIGTFQHNKFKIAELVTKVEVSEAYIDDCVMAHVEGRLTAVDAAKAKWWAGEIQCDVLDECVQLHGGYGFMNEYRVARAWKDARVHKIWAGTNEIMKELIGRDLGL